A single Buchnera aphidicola (Hyperomyzus lactucae) DNA region contains:
- the rplL gene encoding 50S ribosomal protein L7/L12: MSITKEQILEAVSEMSVMNVVDLISAMEEKFGVSASMPINSNNNHEKDSHEEKTEFDIFLKVIGPNKVSVIKTVRSATGLGLKEAKDLVESAPIVLKENISKEDAESLKKTLEDVGAEIEIK, translated from the coding sequence ATGTCTATTACTAAAGAACAAATCTTAGAAGCTGTATCAGAAATGTCTGTTATGAATGTTGTAGATCTTATTTCCGCAATGGAAGAAAAGTTTGGAGTTTCTGCTAGTATGCCTATTAATTCCAATAATAATCATGAAAAAGATTCACATGAAGAAAAAACAGAATTTGATATTTTTTTAAAAGTTATTGGACCAAATAAAGTATCAGTAATTAAAACGGTACGCAGTGCTACTGGTCTAGGTTTAAAAGAAGCTAAAGATTTAGTAGAATCAGCTCCAATAGTTTTAAAAGAAAATATTAGTAAAGAAGATGCGGAATCACTTAAAAAAACATTGGAAGATGTTGGTGCTGAAATCGAAATTAAATAA
- the rplA gene encoding 50S ribosomal protein L1, with product MSKIIKRMKNIKKNINCKKLYHIDELISILKESSNVKFNESIDISINLGINSKKSDQNIRGATVLPNGIGRSVRVAVFTQGDNVQMAKNAGAELIGMNDLVEKIKKEGVNFNVAIASPDAMKSVTQLGQILGPRGLMPNPKLGTVTTNIYEAVKNAKTGQVRYRNDKNGIIHATIGRINFDKNSIKENFNVFLESIKKSKPPHSKGTYIKKIVLSTTMGIGLIVDQSTLSF from the coding sequence ATGAGTAAAATTATTAAAAGAATGAAAAATATTAAAAAAAATATTAATTGCAAAAAATTATATCACATTGATGAACTTATCAGTATATTAAAAGAATCATCTAACGTAAAATTTAATGAAAGTATTGATATTTCTATTAATTTAGGCATAAATTCTAAAAAATCAGATCAAAATATTCGAGGAGCAACAGTATTACCTAATGGTATTGGACGTTCTGTTCGAGTAGCTGTATTTACGCAAGGTGATAATGTTCAAATGGCTAAAAATGCGGGTGCCGAATTAATAGGAATGAACGATTTAGTTGAAAAAATTAAAAAAGAAGGTGTTAATTTTAACGTTGCTATCGCTTCACCAGACGCAATGAAATCCGTAACACAATTAGGACAAATACTTGGTCCTCGTGGTTTGATGCCTAATCCTAAGTTGGGTACGGTGACTACAAATATTTATGAAGCTGTTAAAAATGCCAAAACAGGTCAAGTCCGTTATCGTAACGATAAGAATGGAATTATTCATGCTACCATTGGTAGAATCAATTTCGATAAAAATTCTATAAAAGAAAACTTTAATGTATTTTTGGAATCTATAAAAAAGTCAAAACCACCACATTCTAAAGGAACATATATAAAAAAAATAGTATTATCGACAACTATGGGAATTGGATTAATCGTCGATCAATCTACTTTATCTTTTTAA
- the argE gene encoding acetylornithine deacetylase, with protein MKRKIPSFIEIYRSLIKIPTISSDNILLDKSNKNFIDLLSNYFADLNFSIQTKQIIHTDKYNMLARIGSGQGGLLLSGHSDTVDFDEKTWTKDPFTLTEQDNKFYGLGAIDMKGFFVFILDVISSINTKKLTKPIYILATANEETDMSGAKYFIESSTIKPECIIIGEPTSLQLINAHKGHISYSIEVIGKTGHASNPEDGINSIEIMHSIIQRLLLLKNFLKQKYQHKNFSIPYPTMNLSSIHGGDAINRICSICTLNLEIRPIPGLTLLQVEKLIQENLQSIITRWYNRIFIKKLYSSIPSYQCSYKKNTTRIVEKLCKSKCTTVNYCTEAPFLQKIAPTLILGPGSIEQAHQPDEYLDMSFIKPTKNIINKLIHAFCF; from the coding sequence ATGAAAAGAAAAATACCATCTTTTATTGAAATATATAGGTCATTAATTAAAATCCCTACAATTAGCAGTGATAATATACTCCTTGATAAAAGTAATAAAAATTTTATTGATTTGTTATCTAATTATTTTGCTGATTTAAATTTTTCAATACAAACTAAGCAGATTATTCATACTGATAAGTATAACATGTTAGCTCGTATCGGTTCAGGACAAGGAGGACTGCTATTATCTGGACACTCAGATACAGTAGATTTTGATGAAAAAACATGGACTAAAGATCCATTTACATTAACTGAACAAGATAATAAATTTTATGGATTAGGAGCAATAGATATGAAAGGTTTTTTTGTTTTTATATTAGATGTCATATCTTCTATAAATACAAAAAAACTCACTAAACCAATTTATATTCTTGCGACAGCTAATGAAGAAACAGACATGTCTGGAGCTAAGTATTTTATAGAATCTAGCACTATTAAACCCGAATGTATAATAATAGGAGAACCTACATCTTTACAATTAATAAATGCACACAAAGGACATATATCTTATTCGATTGAAGTTATCGGGAAAACTGGACATGCTAGTAATCCGGAAGATGGTATTAACAGTATTGAAATCATGCATAGTATTATTCAGCGCTTATTATTATTAAAAAATTTTTTAAAACAAAAATATCAGCATAAAAATTTTTCTATTCCGTATCCAACTATGAACTTGTCTTCTATACATGGAGGCGACGCAATTAATCGGATTTGTTCTATATGTACATTAAATTTAGAAATACGACCTATACCAGGATTAACTTTATTGCAAGTAGAAAAATTAATTCAAGAAAACTTACAATCAATAATAACAAGGTGGTATAATCGTATTTTTATAAAAAAACTCTATTCTTCTATTCCTTCCTATCAATGTTCTTATAAAAAAAATACTACTAGAATAGTAGAAAAATTATGCAAATCAAAATGTACAACAGTAAATTACTGTACAGAAGCACCTTTTCTTCAAAAAATTGCACCAACTTTAATATTGGGACCTGGTTCTATTGAGCAAGCACATCAACCTGATGAATATTTAGACATGTCTTTTATTAAACCTACAAAAAATATTATCAATAAATTAATACATGCATTTTGTTTTTAA
- the nusG gene encoding transcription termination/antitermination protein NusG — protein MYESQKKRWYVLQAFSGFEGRVAQSIREHVKLNEMENLFGEVMVPSQEVVEIRGGQRRKSEYKFFPGYVLIQMIMTDSTWHLIRNVPRVLGFIGGKSDKPSPISDKEVEIIINRLRQIGDKPRPKTLFEPGEMIRVNDGPFSDFNGIVEEVDYEKSRLKVSVSIFGRSTPVELDFRQVEKN, from the coding sequence ATGTATGAGAGTCAAAAAAAAAGATGGTATGTACTACAAGCTTTTTCTGGATTCGAAGGTCGCGTAGCACAATCAATACGAGAACACGTAAAATTAAATGAAATGGAAAATTTATTTGGAGAAGTCATGGTTCCTTCTCAAGAAGTTGTTGAAATTAGAGGCGGACAACGTAGAAAAAGTGAATATAAATTTTTTCCTGGATATGTTTTAATTCAAATGATAATGACAGACTCAACTTGGCATTTGATAAGAAACGTTCCAAGAGTTTTAGGGTTTATTGGAGGAAAGTCAGATAAACCATCACCAATAAGCGATAAAGAAGTAGAAATTATCATTAATCGCTTGCGTCAAATTGGTGACAAACCAAGACCTAAAACTTTATTTGAACCGGGAGAAATGATTCGTGTAAATGATGGTCCTTTTTCAGACTTTAACGGCATTGTAGAAGAAGTAGACTATGAAAAAAGTAGACTAAAAGTGTCTGTTTCCATTTTTGGCAGATCTACTCCTGTGGAATTAGATTTTAGACAAGTTGAAAAAAATTAA
- the rpoB gene encoding DNA-directed RNA polymerase subunit beta: MVYSYTEKKRIRKDFGKRPQVLDIPYLLSIQLDSFKKFIEPDLEGQYGLEAAFRSVFPIRGYNSNSELQYVSYRLGEAIFDVKECQIRGATYSAPLRVRLRLVIYERDILEATVKDIKEQEVYMGEIPLMTENGTFIINGTERVVVSQLHRSPGVFFDSDKGKTHSSGKVLYNARIIPYRGSWLDFEFDPKDNLFVRIDRRRKLPVSIILRALDYNTEEILDIFFEKNIFKIEDKKIQLELIPERLRGETASFNIKKNGKIYVEKGRRITARHIQELKNQQIESITVPIEYILGRIVSKNYTDKQTGEIIIFANTELSLEILEKLKKSGFSSIETLFTNDLDHGPYISETLRIDSAHDRMSALIEIYRVMRPGEPPTKEATENLFENLFFSEDRYDLSSVGRMKFNRSLLRKEIHGSGILNKQDIIDVIKKIIDIRNGKGEVDDIDHLGNRRVRSVGEMAENQFRIGLVRVERAVKERLSIGDLDTLMPQDMINAKPISAAVKEFFGSSQLSQFMDQNNPLSEITHKRRISALGLGGLTRERAGFEVRDVHPTHYGRVCPIETPEGPNIGLINSLSVYAQTNLYGFLETPYRKVRNGLVTKEIHYLSAIEEGNYIIAQANTNIDKSGFFIDDLVTCRNKGESSLFNQNQVDYMDVSTQQIVSVGASLIPFLEHDDANRALMGANMQRQAVPTLRAEKPLVGTGMERAVAVDSGVTAVAKRSGFIQYVDASRIVIKVNEIEMNSEEAGIDIYNLTKYTRSNQNTCINQQPCVNLGEKIKKGDVLADGPSTDLGELALGQNMRVAFMPWNGYNFEDSILVSERVVQEDRFTTIHIQELSCISRDTKLGPEEISSDIPNVGEAALSKLDESGIVYIGAEVTGGDILVGKVTPKGETQLTPEEKLLRAIFGEKASDVKDSSLRVPNGVSGTVIDVQIFTRDGVKKDKRALEIEDMQLKKAKKDLTEEFKIFESSLFVHIKKTLISFNIEVEKLNNLSFEKWFSIETTEKDQKKEIEKLEKQHNELKEEFDKKIEIKRRKITQGDDLAPGVLKIVKVYLAVKRQIQPGDKMAGRHGNKGVISKINPIEDMPYDENGMPVDIVLNPLGVPSRMNIGQILETHLGMAAKGIGDKINKMLKKEEKISNLRKFIQKAFDLGKNLRQKVDLDAFSNEEILCLANNLKNGIPIATPVFDGAEEHEIKQLLELADLPTSGQIKLFDGRTGEKFERPVTVGYMYMLKLNHLVDDKMHARSTGSYSLVTQQPLGGKAQFGGQRFGEMEVWALEAYGASYTLQEMLTVKSDDVNGRTKMYKNIVDGNHQMEPGMPESFNVLLKEIRSLGINIELESE, from the coding sequence ATGGTTTACTCTTATACCGAAAAAAAACGTATTCGTAAAGATTTTGGTAAGCGTCCCCAAGTTTTAGATATACCATATCTTCTTTCGATTCAATTAGATTCTTTTAAAAAATTTATCGAACCAGATTTAGAAGGTCAATACGGATTGGAAGCAGCATTTCGTTCTGTTTTTCCTATTCGTGGTTATAATAGCAATTCTGAACTTCAATATGTGAGTTATCGTTTAGGAGAAGCAATATTTGATGTAAAAGAATGTCAAATAAGAGGTGCTACTTATTCAGCACCATTAAGAGTAAGATTACGACTTGTTATTTACGAACGTGATATATTAGAAGCTACTGTTAAAGATATTAAAGAACAAGAAGTTTATATGGGTGAAATACCCTTGATGACAGAAAACGGAACATTTATTATAAATGGAACAGAAAGAGTAGTTGTTTCTCAGTTACACCGTAGTCCTGGAGTTTTTTTTGATAGTGACAAAGGTAAAACACATTCTTCGGGAAAAGTTCTCTATAATGCACGTATTATCCCTTACAGGGGATCTTGGTTAGATTTTGAATTCGATCCAAAAGATAATTTGTTTGTAAGAATCGATAGACGTAGAAAACTACCGGTTAGTATTATTTTACGTGCTCTTGATTATAATACTGAAGAAATATTAGACATTTTTTTTGAAAAGAATATTTTTAAAATAGAAGATAAAAAAATTCAATTAGAACTAATTCCTGAACGACTTCGAGGAGAAACTGCATCGTTTAATATTAAAAAAAATGGAAAAATATATGTAGAAAAAGGTCGTCGTATTACCGCTAGACATATTCAAGAATTAAAAAATCAACAAATAGAATCTATTACAGTTCCAATAGAATATATTTTAGGGAGAATTGTATCTAAAAACTATACAGATAAACAAACAGGCGAAATAATTATTTTTGCTAATACAGAACTATCTTTAGAAATACTAGAAAAGTTAAAAAAATCAGGATTTTCTTCTATTGAAACACTTTTTACTAATGATTTAGATCATGGTCCATATATCTCAGAAACATTACGTATAGATTCGGCTCATGATCGCATGAGCGCTTTAATAGAAATTTATCGAGTAATGAGACCAGGAGAACCTCCTACTAAAGAAGCAACAGAAAACTTATTTGAAAATTTATTTTTTTCTGAAGATAGATATGATCTATCTTCTGTGGGCAGAATGAAATTTAATAGATCTCTTCTACGTAAAGAAATTCATGGTTCGGGTATTTTAAATAAACAAGATATAATTGACGTTATAAAAAAAATAATTGATATACGGAATGGAAAAGGAGAAGTAGATGATATTGATCATTTAGGTAACCGACGCGTTAGATCAGTAGGAGAAATGGCTGAAAATCAATTTAGAATTGGTTTGGTAAGAGTTGAAAGAGCCGTTAAAGAAAGATTGTCTATTGGTGATTTAGATACTCTAATGCCACAAGATATGATTAATGCCAAACCAATATCTGCTGCTGTTAAAGAATTTTTTGGTTCTAGTCAATTATCCCAATTTATGGATCAAAATAATCCTTTATCAGAAATCACACATAAAAGACGCATTTCAGCATTAGGACTAGGTGGTTTAACTAGAGAAAGAGCGGGATTTGAAGTTCGAGATGTTCATCCAACGCATTATGGACGTGTATGCCCCATAGAAACACCAGAAGGTCCAAATATTGGATTAATTAATTCTTTATCTGTATATGCTCAAACCAATTTGTATGGATTTTTAGAAACACCTTATCGTAAAGTTCGGAATGGTTTAGTCACTAAAGAAATACATTATCTATCTGCCATAGAAGAAGGAAACTATATTATTGCACAAGCCAATACTAATATTGATAAATCTGGTTTTTTTATCGATGATTTAGTAACTTGTAGAAACAAAGGTGAATCTAGTCTATTTAATCAAAATCAAGTTGATTATATGGATGTTTCTACGCAACAGATCGTATCGGTTGGCGCATCTTTAATTCCGTTTCTCGAGCATGATGATGCAAATAGGGCTTTAATGGGAGCCAATATGCAACGTCAAGCAGTGCCTACTCTTCGAGCAGAAAAACCATTAGTTGGAACAGGAATGGAACGAGCGGTAGCAGTAGATTCAGGTGTAACGGCAGTAGCCAAAAGAAGTGGTTTTATTCAATACGTAGATGCTTCTCGAATAGTAATTAAAGTCAATGAAATAGAAATGAACTCAGAAGAAGCCGGAATAGATATTTACAATTTAACGAAATACACACGATCTAATCAAAACACTTGTATTAATCAACAACCTTGTGTCAATTTAGGCGAAAAAATTAAAAAAGGTGATGTTTTAGCAGATGGACCATCTACTGATTTAGGTGAGTTGGCATTAGGACAAAATATGCGTGTAGCATTTATGCCTTGGAATGGATACAATTTTGAAGATTCAATCTTAGTATCAGAAAGGGTCGTACAAGAGGATCGATTTACTACTATTCATATTCAAGAACTATCATGCATATCGCGAGATACTAAATTAGGACCAGAAGAAATTAGTTCAGATATACCTAATGTAGGAGAAGCTGCACTATCTAAACTAGATGAATCTGGTATTGTTTATATTGGAGCGGAAGTTACTGGAGGTGATATTTTAGTAGGAAAAGTAACTCCAAAAGGAGAAACACAATTAACACCAGAAGAAAAGCTATTACGCGCTATTTTTGGCGAAAAAGCATCCGATGTCAAAGATTCTTCATTAAGAGTTCCTAATGGAGTATCAGGTACTGTAATAGATGTACAAATATTCACAAGAGATGGCGTCAAAAAAGATAAAAGAGCTTTAGAAATCGAAGATATGCAGTTGAAAAAAGCAAAAAAAGATCTTACTGAAGAATTCAAAATATTTGAATCCAGCTTATTCGTTCATATAAAGAAAACTCTTATATCTTTTAATATTGAGGTAGAAAAGCTTAATAATCTATCTTTTGAAAAATGGTTTTCGATAGAAACAACAGAAAAAGATCAAAAAAAAGAAATAGAAAAACTTGAAAAACAACATAATGAATTAAAGGAAGAATTTGATAAAAAAATTGAGATCAAACGCCGAAAAATAACACAAGGAGATGATCTTGCTCCTGGTGTCTTAAAAATAGTAAAAGTATATCTAGCGGTTAAGCGTCAAATTCAACCTGGTGACAAAATGGCGGGAAGACATGGTAATAAAGGAGTAATTTCTAAAATTAATCCCATTGAAGATATGCCTTACGATGAAAATGGTATGCCAGTTGATATCGTTTTAAATCCGTTAGGTGTACCTTCTCGTATGAATATTGGACAAATATTAGAAACACATTTGGGAATGGCGGCTAAAGGAATCGGTGATAAAATAAACAAAATGCTCAAAAAAGAAGAAAAAATATCTAATTTGCGAAAATTCATCCAAAAAGCTTTTGATTTAGGAAAAAATTTACGTCAAAAAGTAGATTTAGATGCATTTTCTAACGAAGAAATATTATGCCTAGCAAATAATTTAAAAAACGGTATTCCTATTGCCACCCCAGTATTTGACGGTGCAGAAGAACATGAAATCAAACAGTTATTAGAGCTTGCAGACTTGCCTACTTCTGGACAAATTAAACTTTTTGATGGAAGAACTGGTGAAAAATTTGAAAGACCTGTTACAGTGGGCTATATGTACATGTTGAAATTAAATCATTTAGTAGATGATAAAATGCATGCTCGATCCACTGGTTCTTATAGTTTAGTAACTCAACAACCATTAGGTGGAAAAGCACAATTTGGTGGACAACGTTTTGGTGAAATGGAAGTTTGGGCACTGGAAGCGTATGGAGCCTCTTATACATTACAGGAAATGTTAACTGTAAAATCTGATGACGTAAATGGAAGAACTAAAATGTATAAAAATATTGTAGATGGAAATCATCAAATGGAGCCTGGAATGCCAGAATCTTTTAATGTACTGTTAAAAGAAATCAGATCATTAGGTATTAATATTGAACTAGAAAGCGAATAA
- the secE gene encoding preprotein translocase subunit SecE, whose protein sequence is MNKKNCNQKKNKISEKMKWLSIYILFILLFFINYFYKTQIFVQILIISFLILCIIKIILSTKKGKNLFFYISMSKNEMQKITWPKYKETLYTTFIVIAVTIVMSLLLWGLDSIIFRLIAFIISLRF, encoded by the coding sequence ATGAATAAAAAAAATTGCAATCAAAAAAAAAATAAAATTTCAGAGAAAATGAAATGGTTGTCTATATATATACTTTTTATTCTATTATTTTTTATAAACTATTTTTATAAAACACAAATATTTGTTCAAATATTAATTATATCTTTTTTAATTCTATGTATTATTAAAATAATACTATCTACAAAAAAAGGAAAAAATTTATTTTTTTATATAAGTATGTCAAAAAATGAAATGCAAAAAATAACATGGCCTAAATATAAAGAAACTTTATATACTACGTTTATTGTTATTGCTGTAACCATTGTTATGTCTCTCCTTTTATGGGGACTAGATAGTATTATATTCCGTTTAATAGCATTTATTATTAGTTTAAGGTTCTAA
- the rplK gene encoding 50S ribosomal protein L11, which yields MAKKIQSYIKLQVSAGMANPSPPIGPALGQKGVNIMEFCKLFNKQTENIEKGLPIPVIITVYSDRSFTFITKTPPASILLKKLAGVKLGSSKPKSETIGKITRSQIKEIATIKNNDMTGSSIESMMRSIEGTAKSMGLIIEE from the coding sequence ATGGCTAAAAAAATACAATCCTATATCAAACTTCAAGTTTCAGCTGGAATGGCTAATCCTAGTCCACCTATTGGACCAGCGTTAGGTCAAAAAGGTGTTAATATTATGGAATTTTGTAAATTGTTTAATAAACAAACTGAAAATATAGAAAAAGGACTGCCTATCCCAGTAATTATTACAGTTTATTCTGATCGTTCATTTACTTTTATTACAAAAACACCTCCAGCTTCTATTTTATTGAAAAAATTGGCCGGAGTTAAATTGGGATCTAGCAAACCAAAATCAGAAACAATAGGAAAAATTACTCGTTCTCAAATAAAAGAAATAGCAACAATTAAAAATAATGATATGACGGGTTCTAGTATTGAAAGTATGATGCGATCTATTGAAGGAACTGCTAAATCTATGGGTTTAATTATTGAGGAATAA
- the murB gene encoding UDP-N-acetylmuramate dehydrogenase — protein sequence MHKKNHFCNQSLKDLNTFAIDVKAKKIIFAKTIKDLINISKMCNISNTPYIILGEGSNTLFLENYTGVVIINRIKGIKITEKKNFWLIHIFSGEKWHDLVKFTLNLGIFGLENLALIPGCIGSAAIQNIGAYGLEFKDFCQYVDILCFKKHTITRINKNSCKFSYRNSIFKNQYSNQYGIISVGIKIVKTWRPIIFSSFQKYITLTNITAHNIFNLICKIRKKKLPDPKKIGNAGSFFKNPIITKKKAEKLASLYPIPFYPQKDGLIKISGGWLIENYKFKNIHIGDAAIYEKQQLVLINKKNATSQEIVKLAKIIHTCVFKKFNISLEPEIDFIGPIGKIKSSDIFELKKNKV from the coding sequence ATGCACAAAAAAAATCATTTTTGCAATCAATCATTAAAAGATTTAAACACATTTGCAATAGATGTAAAAGCAAAAAAAATCATTTTTGCAAAAACAATTAAAGATCTTATTAATATCTCAAAAATGTGCAATATATCTAATACTCCTTATATAATTTTAGGAGAAGGAAGCAATACACTTTTTTTAGAAAACTATACAGGAGTAGTAATTATTAATCGAATTAAAGGTATTAAAATAACAGAAAAAAAAAATTTTTGGTTAATACATATTTTTTCAGGAGAAAAATGGCATGATTTAGTAAAATTCACTTTAAATTTAGGAATTTTTGGATTAGAAAATTTAGCTTTAATTCCTGGTTGTATAGGATCTGCAGCTATTCAAAATATTGGCGCATATGGTTTAGAATTTAAAGACTTTTGCCAATACGTGGATATATTATGTTTTAAAAAACATACAATTACAAGAATTAATAAAAATTCTTGCAAATTTTCTTATCGAAATAGTATTTTTAAAAATCAATATAGTAATCAATATGGTATTATTAGTGTTGGTATAAAAATAGTGAAAACATGGCGTCCAATTATTTTTTCTTCATTTCAAAAATATATCACACTAACAAATATTACTGCACACAATATTTTTAATCTCATATGTAAAATAAGAAAAAAAAAATTACCCGATCCCAAAAAAATTGGAAATGCTGGAAGTTTTTTTAAAAATCCTATTATTACAAAAAAAAAAGCAGAGAAACTTGCATCTTTATATCCAATACCCTTTTATCCTCAAAAAGATGGTTTAATAAAAATTTCTGGAGGATGGTTGATTGAAAATTATAAATTTAAAAATATTCACATTGGCGATGCAGCGATTTATGAAAAACAACAACTTGTATTAATTAACAAAAAAAATGCAACTTCTCAAGAAATTGTAAAATTAGCAAAAATAATACATACCTGTGTGTTTAAAAAATTCAATATATCATTGGAACCAGAAATAGATTTTATTGGACCAATAGGTAAAATAAAATCATCAGATATTTTTGAATTAAAAAAAAATAAAGTATAA
- the metF gene encoding methylenetetrahydrofolate reductase, translating to MNVFFEYHRDIINQKIENLRNTVKCSFEFFPPKNVIAEEKLWCSVKKLSKLKPNFFSITYGANSGEREKTYNFVKKIHKTTGILTSAHLTCVDSTPVELKKIAKHYWDNNITSIVALRGDTLEKHYKHKMYALDLVILLKKIANFDISVATYPELHPESQNMTCEIINLKKKVDAGANRAITQFFFNIHNYLYFRDNCIKNKINVEIIPGILPVLNFKQLKKFAAMTNVHIPKWMFELFNGLDNDIMTEKIIGASIAIDMVKKLSSEGVKNFHFYTLNESDITYSICHLLGL from the coding sequence ATGAATGTTTTTTTTGAATATCATCGAGATATTATAAATCAAAAAATAGAAAATCTTCGTAATACAGTAAAATGTTCTTTTGAATTTTTTCCACCCAAGAATGTGATTGCAGAAGAAAAGCTTTGGTGTTCAGTTAAAAAATTAAGTAAATTAAAACCAAATTTTTTTTCTATCACTTATGGTGCAAATAGTGGCGAACGTGAAAAGACATATAATTTTGTAAAAAAGATACATAAAACAACAGGAATTCTCACATCTGCTCATTTGACTTGTGTTGATTCTACACCTGTTGAATTAAAAAAAATAGCAAAACATTATTGGGACAATAATATTACAAGTATTGTTGCGCTCAGAGGTGATACGTTAGAAAAACATTATAAACATAAAATGTATGCTTTAGATTTAGTCATATTATTGAAAAAAATTGCTAATTTTGATATTTCTGTGGCTACTTATCCTGAACTTCATCCAGAATCACAAAACATGACATGTGAGATTATTAATTTAAAGAAAAAAGTTGATGCAGGTGCAAATAGAGCAATTACTCAATTTTTTTTTAATATTCATAATTATTTATATTTCCGAGACAATTGTATTAAAAATAAAATCAACGTAGAAATTATACCAGGTATTTTGCCAGTTTTAAACTTTAAACAATTAAAGAAGTTTGCAGCTATGACAAACGTTCATATTCCTAAATGGATGTTTGAACTTTTCAACGGTCTTGATAATGATATTATGACAGAGAAAATTATAGGTGCTAGTATAGCTATAGATATGGTAAAAAAATTATCTTCTGAAGGAGTAAAAAATTTTCATTTTTACACTTTAAATGAATCTGATATTACTTATTCTATTTGTCATCTTTTAGGTTTATAA
- the rplJ gene encoding 50S ribosomal protein L10 yields the protein MALNLNQKKIIVSKIHKISNAALSMITADSQGICVNKLNQLRKSGREIGVTMSVVQNTLLSLAIKNTIFECLKKKIKGSTFIAYSMIHPGSGARLFQEFSKKNTNFKITGAAFEGKLLSITEINKLAEMPTYKEAIIKLLFILKMAIAGKLIYTLSAIKKKKETS from the coding sequence ATGGCATTAAATCTGAATCAAAAAAAAATAATTGTATCTAAAATCCATAAAATATCTAATGCAGCACTATCTATGATCACTGCAGACTCTCAAGGTATTTGCGTTAATAAATTAAATCAGTTAAGAAAATCTGGACGTGAAATTGGAGTGACTATGAGTGTAGTTCAAAACACTCTGCTATCATTAGCAATTAAAAATACTATTTTTGAATGTTTAAAAAAAAAAATAAAAGGTTCTACCTTTATAGCTTATTCTATGATACATCCAGGTAGCGGCGCTAGGTTATTTCAGGAATTTTCAAAAAAAAATACAAATTTTAAAATTACAGGAGCTGCTTTTGAAGGAAAATTACTCTCTATCACAGAAATTAATAAACTTGCAGAAATGCCTACTTATAAAGAAGCAATAATAAAACTTCTATTCATATTGAAGATGGCGATTGCAGGAAAACTTATTTATACATTATCCGCTATCAAAAAGAAAAAAGAAACTTCTTAA